TAATTCGCCAACTCCGGCACCAACGTTTCCCCAAAGAAAAACGGGGTCTCGGTTCCGGCGCGGCAGGCATATTCCCACTCCGCTTCCGTGGGTAGCCGGTAGCCCCGCTGGGTCTGGGCCGCTAACCGGGCACAAAACTCGATGGCATCGTCCCAGGACACCTGCTCCACCGGGCGATTGTTACCCTTAAAGCGCGACGGGTTTGGCTTCAATTCCCGCTCCTGCTGGGGCATCGCCGCCACCGCCCGCCACTGGGCCTGGGTCACCGGATACTGCCCCAACAAAAAACGGGGCACCACCACCCGATGCTGCGGCCCTTCCCGTTCATCTCGTTGCGCTTCACCCTTCGGAGAACCCATGACAAATTCCCCCCCTGGGATCAGCATCAGCCGCAAGGGCAGATCCCCCTCGGCCAGATTCAGCGGCTCCAGACAGCTCTGGGCCTGGTGCTGGCTGCGCTGCACTATTAACGGACGCAATGATGTACTCACCCTCTCACTCCTGCTTAACTGACAAAACGTCTGAAAGGCTCCTGTTTCGGTAGTTTCCGTAGGTTGGGTTGAGCCTGCAACTAGTCTGAGCGCATGGCCACAACCTGAGGGGGCGAAACCCAACGGAGCACTTTATAGGTTGCTTGTTGGGTTTCGTTCCTCTACCCAACCTACAGCGACTACAGCGATCGATCCAGCCCTGGGGTGGCCAAGGGCGGGGCCAAGCGCTGCAACAGCTCTGACTCCGAGATCACAGCCACCCCCAGGGATTGG
This region of Prochlorothrix hollandica PCC 9006 = CALU 1027 genomic DNA includes:
- a CDS encoding formylglycine-generating enzyme family protein gives rise to the protein MQRSQHQAQSCLEPLNLAEGDLPLRLMLIPGGEFVMGSPKGEAQRDEREGPQHRVVVPRFLLGQYPVTQAQWRAVAAMPQQERELKPNPSRFKGNNRPVEQVSWDDAIEFCARLAAQTQRGYRLPTEAEWEYACRAGTETPFFFGETLVPELANYSCGSTYGPRGVKGKKVGETTAVDHYGVANQWGLVDMHGNVWEWCQDDWHGNYEGAPEDGSAWLDENNSTTIKVRRGGSWDDDPRYCRSAYRGYDSRGLRDYDLGFRVACPAPRTLAL